The Hevea brasiliensis isolate MT/VB/25A 57/8 chromosome 1, ASM3005281v1, whole genome shotgun sequence genome has a window encoding:
- the LOC110644422 gene encoding uncharacterized protein LOC110644422 — translation MVRRKRQLPNNAEECVEDWDDSASSNSKRVEVESGLGEAEDNECYSTSCSYFSKVRHQYKVSGMADSVVNEKLALFILSNNIAFDIVEAPFFVDFVRGVAECGISYKLPSSLMLQRNAFLEVEMEVEKYVTKVRHSWTMQGCTIMIGMWNNFISITAYSAEGAEFLKFQEISKLDVKDIVSSVIDDIGEDHVVQVITNSDTIYYSIENLLLNKYSHICQIRCVAHEIHSLMKAIYSEVGWIQETIDHAALVVKCMYEDDIFSKLKYPCESKFASNYQMLLSILGNKNELRQLECGRWKLLEQNRKKIKNTNIIESGKFWSQVQEVLNVMEPLIQVLRLVEDDRPTLGYLYEAMEKAKETIERQYSNDCTKYEKIRDLFQEWRSKKIIHPIHAAAAFLNPSYMCRDGFELNSEMKTGIKFIFSTMVASQDKDKFVEEVKLYEQKMPLMFNTLAYDLLQVSHPCAWWDATGVCLPVLKKYAIRLLSQPCKCSCDLKPSAFEVARRKMMNGAIKTASHDNFVYTIMNAKIMEIFRPWEEQCMTPIDLENCNELPDYIDPQQSWWDDHIDETDNFHLDGKPRDCLKARKRWRKTFIVICTSNYLGLHSKIWSKPDLVEPLIDTDNMIKKAQTRWTKILSVVKWFSIYLEARKR, via the exons ATGGTTCGGAGAAAACGTCAGTTACCAAATAATGCGGAAGAATGTGTTGAAGATTGGGATGACTCTGCAAGTTCCAATTCTAAGCGTGTTGAAGTTGAAAGTGGTCTAGGTGAAGCAGAAGACAATGAATGTTATTCAACTTCTTGCTCGTATTTTTCAAAGGTTAGGCATCAATACAAAGTAAGCGGAATGGCTGATAGTGTGGTTAATGAAAAACTTGCCCTATTCATTCTCTCTAACAATATTGCATTTGATATTGTTGAAGCACCATTTTTTGTTGATTTTGTGAGGGGAGTAGCTGAATGTGGCATTAGTTATAAGCTGCCTAGTTCTCTAATGCTCCAAAGAAATGCTTTTCTTGAAGTTGAGATggaagttgagaaatatgttacgAAAGTGAGGCATTCATGGACTATGCAAGGTTGCACAATAATGATTGGCATGTGGAATAACTTCATTAGTATCACTGCATATTCTGCTGAAGGAGCTGAGTTTTTGAAATTCCAGGAAATTTCAAAATTGGATGTGAAAGACATTGTTTCCTCTGTAATTGACGACATCGGGGAAGATCATGTGGTCCAAGTTATCACGAACAGTGATACAATTTATTATTCAATTGAGAATCTGCTTCTGAATAAGTACTCTCATATATGCCAGATTCGGTGTGTTGCTCATGAGATTCATTCTCTCATGAAAGCTATATACAGTGAAGTTGGATGGATACAAGAAACAATTGATCATGCAGCATTGGTGGTAAAATGTATGTATGAAGATGACATtttttcaaagttgaaatatcCTTGCGAGTCTAAATTTGCCTCCAACTATCAAATGCTGCTATCAATTTTGGGCAATAAGAATGAATTGCGACAACTTGAATGTGGGAGGTGGAAGCTGCTGGAACAGAACaggaaaaaaataaagaatacaaACATTATTGAAAGTGGAAAATTTTGGAGCCAAGTGCAAGAGGTACTAAATGTTATGGAGCCATTAATCCAAGTACTTCGTCTAGTAGAAGATGATAGACCTACCTTGGGATACTTGTATGAAGCAATGGAAAAAGCAAAAGAAACAATTGAGAGACAATATAGTAATGACTGCACGAAGTATGAGAAGATAAGGGATTTATTTCAAGAATGGAGAAGTAAAAAGATTATCCATCCAATACATGCAGCTGCTGCTTTTCTGAATCCATCTTACATGTGCCGCGACGGCTTTGAACTTAACTCTGAAATGAAGACAGgcataaaatttattttctcaACAATGGTGGCGAGTCAAGATAAGGACAAATTCGTTGAAGAGGTGAAACTTTATGAACAAAAGATGCCACTGATGTTCAATACATTGGCATACGACTTGCTGCAAGTGTCTCATCCTT GTGCATGGTGGGATGCTACTGGGGTCTGCCTTCCAGTGCTAAAGAAGTATGCGATACGACTTTTGAGCCAGCCTTGTAAGTGTTCATGTGACCTAAAGCCCAGTGCATTTGAAGTTGCACGAAGAAAGATGATGAATGGGGCAATAAAGACTGCATCACATGACAATTTTGTATACACAATAATGAATGCTAAGATCATGGAAATATTTCGACCTTGGGAAGAGCAATGCATGACACCAATTGATCTAGAAAATTGCAATGAACTCCCTGATTATATTGATCCTCAACAAAGTTGGTGGGATGATCACATCGACGAAAcagacaattttcatttagatggCAAG CCAAGGGATTGCCTGAAGGCCAGGAAGAGATGGAGAAAGACCTTTATCGTGATATGCACCTCTAATTACTTAGGACTACACAGTAAGATATGGAGTAAACCAGACCTTGTGGAGCCCTTGATTGACACAGATAACATGATTAAAAAGGCCCAGACGAGGTGGACAAAGATCCTTAGCGTGGTGAAATGGTTCTCTATCTATTTAGAAGCCAGAAAGAGGTGA
- the LOC110671880 gene encoding uncharacterized protein LOC110671880 gives MNDSISEIRKQEDEATNKITNSQSRRVSLPISITSVPSLNITEPSILAALKKRRVNDSPLGRAFDVQTRAQLDAEIARMFYAGGLPFNFARNPYYVSSYSFAANHVLGGYVPPGYNKLRTTLLQQEKANVERLLEPIKSTWLEKGVSIVSDGWSDPQRRPLINFMVVSESGPMFIKSVDCSGEVKDKQFIANLLKEVIDEVGHQKVVQVITDNASNCKGAGEIIEGMFPHIYWTPCVVHTLNLALKNICAAKNLETNQETYDVCHWITEIHGDALQIKNFIMNHSMRLAIYNRFSPLKLLSVADTRFASIVVMLKRFKLIRRALEAMVMSDQWAQYREDDQGKARFVRDKVVDEDWWEKVKQVIFYHEGKQADGFSPFYYVVHRILVDRWAKSNTPLHCLAHSLNPRFYSEQWLQEGEGRVPPHMDGEVSIERIKCFRGIFSNEDERIRANDEFANFSLKSGPFADPDSIGSMYVTDPRKWWACFGSNAPLLQRLAFKVLGQPTSSSCCERNWSIYSFIHSYRRNKLTPKRAEDLVFIHNNLRLLSRNSSQYYHEKTKLWDVGGDQFGSMEDVGVLEFANLSLDEPELESVLFDENTTTSMEKENEKDSEVEEML, from the exons ATGAATGATAGTATTTCTGAAATAAGGAAACAGGAGGATGAGGCAACAAACAAAATTACCAATTCACAATCTAGGCGAGTTTCTTTGCCTATTAGTATAACTTCTGTTCCTTCATTGAATATAACTGAACCAAGTATTTTAGCAGCtttgaagaaaagaagagttAATGATTCTCCTCTTGGTAGAGCTTTTGACGTGCAAACTAGAGCTCAATTAGATGCAGAGATTGCTAGAATGTTCTATGCTGGGGGTCTACCTTTTAATTTTGCTAGAAATCCTTATTATGTGAGTTCTTATTCTTTTGCTGCTAATCATGTTTTGGGTGGTTATGTGCCGCCTGGTTATAACAAATTGAGAACCACATTACTTCAGCAAGAAAAAGCAAATGTAGAGAGGTTGCTTGAACCAATTAAAAGCACTTGGTTAGAAAAGGGTGTTAGTATTGTGAGTGATGGATGGAGTGATCCCCAGAGGAggcctttgattaattttatggtTGTTTCTGAGTCTGGCCCCATGTTTATCAAATCTGTAGATTGTTCTGGTGAAGTGAAAGATAAGCAATTTATTGCTAATTTGCTAAAAGAAGTAATTGATGAGGTGGGTCATCAAAAAGTGGTACAAGTCATTACTGATAATGCTTCAAATTGTAAAGGTGCTGGAGAAATCATTGAGGGAATGTTTCCACATATTTATTGGACTCCTTGTGTTGTGCACACTCTTAATCTTGCTTTGAAGAATATATGTGCAGCAAAAAATTTGGAAACTAATCAAGAAACTTATGATGTGTGTCACTGGATCACTGAAATCCATGGGGATGCTTTGCAAATCAAGAATTTTATAATGAATCATTCCATGAGGCTTGCAATTTATAATCGGTTTAGCCCTTTGAAATTGCTTTCAGTTGCTGACACTCGTTTTGCTTCTATTGTTGTGATGCTTAAAAGATTTAAACTTATTAGGCGTGCTTTAGAAGCAATGGTTATGAGTGATCAATGGGCACAATACCGAGAAGATGACCAAGGCAAAGCTAGATTTGTTCGTGATAAAGTGGTAGATGAGGATTGGTGGGAAAAG GTGAAGCAAGTTATTTTTTATCATGAAGGAAAGCAAGCAGATGGGTTTTCTCCTTTTTATTATGTGGTTCATCGAATTCTTGTTGATCGTTGGGCAAAGAGCAACACTCCCCTTCATTGTTTAGCCCACTCATTAAATCCAAG atTTTATAGTGAACAATGGCTTCAAGAGGGAGAAGGTAGAGTGCCTCCTCATATGGATGGAGAAGTATCAATTGAGAGAATTAAATGCTTTAGGGGGATTTTTTCTAATGAAGATGAGCGAATTAGAGCAAATgatgaatttgcaaatttttctttgaaaagtgGACCTTTTGCTGATCCTGATTCTATTGGAAGTATGTATGTTACAGATCCTAGGAAATGGTGGGCATGTTTTGGTTCTaatgcacctttacttcaaagaTTGGCTTTTAAAGTGCTTGGACAACCTACTTCCTCCTCTTGTTGTGAAAGAAATTGGAGTATTTATTCCTTCATTCATTCATACAGAAGGAATAAATTAACTCCAAAACGTGCAGAGGACTTGGTTTTTATCCATAATAATCTTCGTCTTCTGTCGAGAAACTCCTCCCAATATTATCATGAGAAGACAAAATTATGGGATGTTGGTGGTGATCAATTTGGGAGTATGGAAGATGTGGGAGTTCTTGAATTTGCCAACCTTTCATTAGATGAACCAGAGTTAGAGTCTGTTTTGTTTGATGAAAATACAACTACAAGCATGGAGAAGGAGAATGAGAAAGACAGTGAAGTTGAGGAAATGTTATAA